GGTGAGTTTTGGTTCGTTTTCTTCATCTTCAATTTCATTATCTATATCAATTTCTATCGCTTCTGTTTCAGATTCGGCGCTTTCGAGCACCTTGCTGTCTATTTGAAGAATTTTTTCAGGTTCGCATAGTTCAGGTATGAGTACCTGCTTGTGGTCAAAAGCGAATTTTAACCTTGCCGAAGTTTCGGTTCTGTTTGCCACCGTTATCATGACTGGTGGAACTTTGTGACCTGTTTTTTCCCATTCTTTTTTTGTCTCGAGCCAGTCCCTTCCGAGAAGATAATAGGCGTTGATTATCAAATCGGGCAAAGGTTCGGTTTCATCGGCTCTGCGGTTTATGTCATCTCTCACTTCTTCGTCGGCATAGATATGATACAGTCTCGATTTTAATTCTTTTGTCCTTTCACTGTCGTCGCGAATTACGACTCTCGGTGTCTTGACAATCCCTGATTCGATGGCGTCGTTTAGCCCGAAATCGGACACAATCCATGAAAACAGTGCTTCTTCGGCCGCCTGCTTACCGGAGGGAGCAAATGGCGTTGCAGACATGTCAAAACAGCGGAGAATCCCGCGCTGTTCGTGAATGCGGTCAAGCCCACCGACCCAGATCGTCGCCTCTTCAGCGCTGTCTCTGTCGGAACCCAACCTTTGGTATTTTCCCTGAGCTTCAGGATTTAACCGCCATGCGTGGTGCGCTTCGTCATTGATTACTATAAGGTTTCTTGCACCGGCCATTTCTCCGAGAACTTGTTTTATGTATGCTTCGCCGCTTATTTCTATCCGCTTTCTTTTGTCAACGGAGCGTATCTGTCCTTTTTCAACTTTTGCGTCAATTTTTTCCTGAGAGTCCCATGCAAGTGTGTGCCAGTTGTGTATGACAACTTTTCCCTGTCTGAGTTTGTCCATGAGGCTGTGGGGGACTAAATTGAATTCTTCATAGTAATTTTCCGGATGCGTGGGTTGTAACACCTGCAGTCGGCTCTTAACTGTGAGACCTGGCGCAATGACAAGAGCGTTTTTGCTGAAACGGGCGTCCATTGAATTTGTGACTTTGTTGAGAAAGTTCCATGCAATTATCATGGCCATTATAATCGTCTTGCCTGACCCAGTGGCCATTTTACTGCACCATCTTTCAAAAGCGCTGCCGTCGCCTTTAATATCTATGCCGACCCTTTCGCTGGCAGGCGCTTCTGTGAGCCATATCAGCGTTTCAATGGCCTCTAACTGGCAGAAGAATAATCGGCGTTCTTTTCTCTCTTCCGGGTCCGTCCAATGCTGGAGAAGTCTCTTTGTAATGCCGGTTGCGCTGGGATAGCCTTTTTCGCGCCATTCCTTTACACGGGGTCTGATTTTGTTTACAAGTTCGATTTCAATAAAAATTCCCGGATCGTCAAAAGCCATAGAATTGGGTGTCGCCATGACATAACCTGCTGGTCTGCGTCCTTCTTTTATATAAAAATTTCTGTTTTCCCTGTCGTAGAACCAGTGCTGTGATGGTTCCTTGTATGGGCTGTTAATTATTAGTCTGTCAATACTTTCCATTTCCGAAACCTTTGGTGAATTTAGAAAGGGAATTAACTGCCCTTTTGAAGCTATCGGACAATTCAGCGGCTCTTTCGATTTTCCAGTAATTGTTCACGTAATCTGCCAATCGTGAATTGTATCCAGGTCCCTGTTTGTAGGAAGATTTTTCTTTTCGCACTATATCGCTTTTCAAATCCCTGCTTTTACTGCGATCAACCATCGATATCAGCTTTCCTTTCGGATCAGGTATATCATCTGGTGAATTGACTTCTTTTTTTATAAAAGAATGATCAAGTTTTGAAAATTCAGAAAAACCTTTTGTATCGGCGAGAAGCCAAGATTCGATCTCCCGGACTGCGATTCTTAATAGTATGTTTTGTTTCAATGACCTGTTTACCCATTTATCAATCAAACAGGGAGCGCATTCGTCGGAGTTTAAGTCTGCGAGGATAAAAAAATGTAATTTATTTTGATTGTTGAAGCCGTTTATTTTACCCTGTATGTAGCTTCGTCCACGCTTGCTAAGCGCAACGATATTAAGAAAATTAGATGAGAAACAATTTGAAATCATTCTCCGCATGACCGTTTCACTCAACTGGTCTTCACAAACAATGAATAGTGTCATTAGCAGGTCTCAAAATGATAGATTTAATTGATCGATTCCAGGCGCTTCAGTTATTGGTAGGACGACTTCAGCCGGCGAAAGACCCGATTCGAGCAAAATTTTGATGTCTTCGATATTTAAAGCATTAGAGGCGGTAGTTCCTTCTGAACCGGGTCTGAGAATAATGATTTCTTCAGCAGAAATACCTTTGTTGTTGAGCAAATCATAACTGTGTGTGCTCAATATGACCTGCCGTTTTACTGTTTTTCTTTTTTGCATGAAATGTATCAATTCGGCGAGTTTATTTACGACACCTGTATGAAGAGACAATTCAGGTTCTTCAAGTAACAACGGTTGGGTGCCGTTTAGCATTGAGTATAAAAGCCCGATAATTCGAAGCGTCCCGTCAGAAAACTGTTCTTCATTCTGTTTTGCTCCCCGAGGTCGCCAATGTTCATATATTGCCTGAAGATGAGGTACTCCCATTTTGTCTTTTTCGAGAGATAAATTTTTCAAATTGGGAACAGCCGTTTTCAGAGCTTTTTCAATTTTTTTCAATTGTGAATCTCTGACTTTTTTATTCATTTTACTCATTTTTTCAAACAAGTCTCTTCCGTAAAACTCTTCCGAATTGCTTGTTTTTTGAAATGACTGAGGGTTCCTGATGATTTGCGGAATTATATGCTGATAATCTATAGTTTTAAAAAAATCAGCAAGTTCGCGGAATTTTGAATTTGCCGTTGGTTGTTCAAGGTGTGTGTATTGCAACAATTCCTCGTCTTTTCCGTCTTTTTTTTCATCGGGTCTGTCCAATAGTTGTTTTTCACTGTTCCATACTCTCTCATGCCGTATGACAGCTTTTGTTTCACCGACAGCCCCTCCTCCTCTTTGTGTTAGACCAAGAGCATATTTCCATGTCAGGTTATTTTTACCCGAATCATTTATCTCGATCTCGATTTTTACATCGGATTTACTTCCATGAGCTGAAAGACACCTGATTTTTGAAAGTCCTCCGCGTAGTTTCACAGCTTCCTGAAGCCCGCCTCCTTCACGCGCAACATCGCGTAAAAATCTGAAGACATCGAGAAGGTTGGATTTTCCCGAAGCATTCGGTCCGACTATAAAAGTCCTTTCGGCGAGTGAAATATCCACATCCGTAAAATTCTTCCAGTTGTTGAGCTTTATTCTGCTTATATACATAATCACCTCTTACATCTTGATGACTCTGAGGCTTTCGATTCCCCGGTCGTCAATTATTTTTACTGCAATGGATTGACCCGGTTCAAACATCAATGAGGTTGTTCCGGCAAACGCCTCGATTTTTTCTTCGTCAATTTCCGCTTTCAGGTTTTTTGCGAGCTTGTCCCAGCCGTCGCCACTGCCTGCCATCGGGAAAAAGACCTGCGCCGGGAAAAGAGAACGGCCGTCGTAATCAGTGTCGAGCATCCACATGGCAATATTTTTCTTGCCGCCGCTTTCGATGTTGCCTGTTATGGGATTGTAATAGTCAAAACCCATGACTTCGACCTGTATTTTTTTACCTCGCCCTTTCTGTCTGTGGATTTTTATGTCGGGTTGGCCCACAAGCCAAAAACTTTCATTACTGCTTCGTTTTTTCCGCAGATCATCGGTCAAAAGATCGGCGTTCATCTGTGCTTTTAGCAACTGCATACCCGCCTTCTCGGGGGTGAGTTCGTCTATGTCTTTTGCCGCTTCTTCATCGAACTGAAAAGCGCAGAACAGCAAAATATCAGGTCTCAGTGTTCTGGATTCCTGCCATGCGTTTTCAACGGTTCGCTGTTCAAGGGGCGCGTGTTCGGGGCCGAAAACCACCAAAACCTTTTTAGGCTTTTCTTCCTTGGTTTCGGCTTCCGCCTGTATGAATTTAGTCCCACCCAGCGGTTCAACCCTTACAAAATGGATCATTTTTCCGCCTTTGGCGCGGACGCCGGTGCGCAGAAGTTCATCCCGCCACTCGGCCTGTCGAAGAGTTTCGCCTGAACGCGCGACTGCTGTATAAGCGGCAGTGTTTTCCGCTACATTTGAAACCTGCTGGGTTTTGTCAAGGTCGTCAAAACTTTTTGCATAAGGAGCGGGAACTGCTTCCACCGTGAAAGGACCTGTAATGCGGGTCTTTTTTGTATCTATAAACGGCTGGTCATACAATGCCTCTGTCGCCGGAGGTTCATTGTTGGCGATGCTTTTCAATGTGATGTGCGGAACGGTTTTATACAAGAATCCGCTTCCCACGCCTTCTTTGGGGTGCGCAAGCTCGTAATAATCGAAATCGGCGGTCATGAGACGCTGTTTTGCAAGAGTTATAGCAACCCTTGAAGTATCACAGGTTATCCAGCGGCGGCCCCACTGCTCTGCTACATAAGCCATAGTCCCAGAGCCACAAGTGATGTCGAGGACAAGGTCTCCTGGATCAGAAGACATGAGGAGGCAGCGTTGGATAATTTTTTCATTAGTCTGAACTATATAAACTTTATTTGTTGCTCCTATGGTATCTGACCATAATGAATTTAGAGGTGAAGCAGGAAAGTCATCAAGAAAAAATTTGTATCTTAATTGATTTGTTGTTGCAAATATTCTTTTATTTTTTATTAAATTTATCATTCCTTCTAGGTTAGTTCTATAACCTCCTTTATATTTTTTTCCATTAAATTCAACTTCAAATTCTGGATTAGAACTTCGAATTAGGTTATCTGACATGAATGGTTTTATTTTTTTGTTGGGAAATTCATTAAGTATTTTATATCCTTCTGTTTTTGAATAAATATTTCCTTCAATATCTTCGTAATGACTTGCAAGTTCATCGTCTATTCTTAATTCGTATAGATTAGTAAATTTAGTGTTTGATTTATTCTTTGAATACCATATCAGATAGTCTGTAATATTCGTTAAATATTTTGAAGAAACAAGAGATCTTGTTTTTGTAAATATAATTTCTTTTATAAAATTCTCAACTCCAAACAC
This is a stretch of genomic DNA from candidate division WOR-3 bacterium. It encodes these proteins:
- a CDS encoding site-specific DNA-methyltransferase, whose protein sequence is MPKKKSTGKPIEQYDHRDKKRANIPPVGLVTPNTDPDKGEKKKYQYDPHLDPQLQWAGKAEHTSFEVPTVSLHVHERIDPKTIIDTVTKEHDDGGQLSLFAEKKPLREAIDFYKHKEGWTNRLIAGDSLLVMNSLLEKEGMAGKVQTVYFDPPYGIKYGSNFQPFVNKRDVKDGKDDDLSAEPEMIKAFRDTWELGIHSYLTYLRDRLFLVKELLHESGSVFVQISDENVHHIREIMDEVFGVENFIKEIIFTKTRSLVSSKYLTNITDYLIWYSKNKSNTKFTNLYELRIDDELASHYEDIEGNIYSKTEGYKILNEFPNKKIKPFMSDNLIRSSNPEFEVEFNGKKYKGGYRTNLEGMINLIKNKRIFATTNQLRYKFFLDDFPASPLNSLWSDTIGATNKVYIVQTNEKIIQRCLLMSSDPGDLVLDITCGSGTMAYVAEQWGRRWITCDTSRVAITLAKQRLMTADFDYYELAHPKEGVGSGFLYKTVPHITLKSIANNEPPATEALYDQPFIDTKKTRITGPFTVEAVPAPYAKSFDDLDKTQQVSNVAENTAAYTAVARSGETLRQAEWRDELLRTGVRAKGGKMIHFVRVEPLGGTKFIQAEAETKEEKPKKVLVVFGPEHAPLEQRTVENAWQESRTLRPDILLFCAFQFDEEAAKDIDELTPEKAGMQLLKAQMNADLLTDDLRKKRSSNESFWLVGQPDIKIHRQKGRGKKIQVEVMGFDYYNPITGNIESGGKKNIAMWMLDTDYDGRSLFPAQVFFPMAGSGDGWDKLAKNLKAEIDEEKIEAFAGTTSLMFEPGQSIAVKIIDDRGIESLRVIKM
- a CDS encoding DEAD/DEAH box helicase family protein — protein: MESIDRLIINSPYKEPSQHWFYDRENRNFYIKEGRRPAGYVMATPNSMAFDDPGIFIEIELVNKIRPRVKEWREKGYPSATGITKRLLQHWTDPEERKERRLFFCQLEAIETLIWLTEAPASERVGIDIKGDGSAFERWCSKMATGSGKTIIMAMIIAWNFLNKVTNSMDARFSKNALVIAPGLTVKSRLQVLQPTHPENYYEEFNLVPHSLMDKLRQGKVVIHNWHTLAWDSQEKIDAKVEKGQIRSVDKRKRIEISGEAYIKQVLGEMAGARNLIVINDEAHHAWRLNPEAQGKYQRLGSDRDSAEEATIWVGGLDRIHEQRGILRCFDMSATPFAPSGKQAAEEALFSWIVSDFGLNDAIESGIVKTPRVVIRDDSERTKELKSRLYHIYADEEVRDDINRRADETEPLPDLIINAYYLLGRDWLETKKEWEKTGHKVPPVMITVANRTETSARLKFAFDHKQVLIPELCEPEKILQIDSKVLESAESETEAIEIDIDNEIEDEENEPKLTNKQRAELLRLKVDTVGREGHPGEQIQNVISVGMLSEGWDAKTVTHIMGLRAFSSQLLCEQVVGRGLRRVSYDIGDDSFYEPEYVNIFGVPFTFLPHEGGEGPPPPPPLPKTKIEPVVEKIRHEIIWPNILRIDHVYRPRLNLDLDKVKVLEIDPYESITEAELAAIIAGKPNHKVKTAIGLEKIAEDTRVQTIVFRIASTIYNSEKKPDWKGSKEVFLAQVVRIVEQFIDSDKIRVKHDLFSQDDVKRKILIILNMNKIIQHIWSEIRTENTMELTPVFDVEKPIRSTSDVRTWYTSKPCEWTEKSHINHCVYDSSWEANEAYSLDKSELVDSFVKNDHLGFVILYNYNGIIRKYYPDFIIRLKNGHYLILETKGQDNQQNQVKREFLDEWVNAVNEHGGFGKWHWEVSFHPSDVVEKLLLH
- a CDS encoding AAA family ATPase, which produces MYISRIKLNNWKNFTDVDISLAERTFIVGPNASGKSNLLDVFRFLRDVAREGGGLQEAVKLRGGLSKIRCLSAHGSKSDVKIEIEINDSGKNNLTWKYALGLTQRGGGAVGETKAVIRHERVWNSEKQLLDRPDEKKDGKDEELLQYTHLEQPTANSKFRELADFFKTIDYQHIIPQIIRNPQSFQKTSNSEEFYGRDLFEKMSKMNKKVRDSQLKKIEKALKTAVPNLKNLSLEKDKMGVPHLQAIYEHWRPRGAKQNEEQFSDGTLRIIGLLYSMLNGTQPLLLEEPELSLHTGVVNKLAELIHFMQKRKTVKRQVILSTHSYDLLNNKGISAEEIIILRPGSEGTTASNALNIEDIKILLESGLSPAEVVLPITEAPGIDQLNLSF